Genomic segment of Truepera radiovictrix DSM 17093:
CCTCGGCGGCGCGCTCGAGGGGCTCGCGGGAGGCTCCGACGCGGACGTCCTGGCGCGGCTCACGGCTCTTCGGGGGGTCGGCGTGTGGACGGCGGAGATGTTTCTCATCTTCGCCCTCGGCCGCCCGGACGTCTGGCCGCTGAAGGACATGGGCGTGGTGCGCGCCGGGGAGGGGCTCTACGGCGCCTTCGGCGTCCCTGCTCTAAGCGAGCTCGGCGCGCGCTTCGCGCCCTACCGGAGCGCGGCGGTGTGGTACCTGTGGCGCTGGATCGAGGCGGGAGGGCTCAAAGTGGCGCCGAAGTGACCCCGCGCGTCGTCGGCGCATTGTCGGCAACGCTTCAGAGCCCCTTCGCGCCGCTTGATAGCGTAACCGCATGGAGACGAACCTACAAGGCAAGACCGCGCTGATCACCGGCGGCAGCAAGGGCATCGGTTACGGCGTCGCAGAGGCGCTCGTCCGGGAGGGGATGAACGTCACCATCACGGCCCGCACCCAGAGCGAGGTCGAGGCGGCGGCGGAGCGGCTGAGCGGCGTGGGGCCGGGGCGGGCGCTCGGGCTCACCTGCAACGTCCGCAACTTCGACGAGCAGCGGGCGGTCGTCGAGGAGACAGTGAGCACCTTTGGCGGCCTCGACGTGCTCGTCGCCAACGCCGGCGTCGGGCACTTCGCGCCGGTCGATGAGCTGAGCCTCGAGCAGTGGCACGACGTCATCGACACAAACCTCACGGGCGTCTTTTACAGCGTCAAGGCCGCTCTCGACGCGCTCAAAAAGGGCGGCGGCTACGTCATCACCATCTCGTCACTCGCGGGCCGCAATCCGATGCCGGGGGGCGCCGCGTACAACGCCTCGAAGTTCGGCCTAAACGGCTTTTCCGAGGCGGTGATGCTTGACTTGCGCCAGCACGACATCAAAGTCTCGTACATCATGCCCGGGTCGGTCGCCACGCACTTTAACGGCCACACGCCGAGCGAGGCGGACGCCTGGAAGATCCAACCCGAGGACATCGCCGAGATCACGCTGATGCTCCTCAAGATGCCCGCGCGCACGCTGCCGAGCCGCGTCGAGGTGCGCCCGAGCAAACCGCCTACGAAGTAGCCTACGTACCCGCGAGGTCGGGGAGCCCCTCGGCTCCCCCTCGCAGCACCCGCCTCGACTCCGCGCGGCTTCCTGATCGTCGGGCCTGGAAAGACGATAGCGCTTCCCGTCGGGCATCCGGGCCACCGCGTTGGCGCGGCGTTCGGCGTGTTGGGTGGAGCCCCAAAGGCGCAGCCCCTATGTGAGCAAAAGCGCACTAAACAACCACCGACTAAAGTCGGAGGGTTTGAAAGAGCGACTGAAAGTCGGGATACGGGTCATAGACCCGTCAGTCCTCTGTCCTGAAGTTGTCCTCTCGGGTCGGCTCGAAGTGATGCTCCAGGTAGCTCTTGATCATCTCTTCCGTGACTTGCCCCACCGTCGCACAGAAGTACCCTCTAGCCCAAAAGTGCCGCCCCCAATAACGTGCTTTTAGCTTCGGATACTCCTCGAATAGCTTGCTCGCACTTCGCCCTTTGATCCGCCGCATGATCTCACTCGGCGCCATTGTCGGCGGCGCACTCACCAGAATATGCACGTGGTCGCTACTCACCACTCCGCTCAGAATCCGTATCTCGAACGCCTCGCAGGTTTGCCGCACCAACTCCCTAACACGCTCGGCTATGTCCCCTTTCAGCACCTTGTAGCGGTACTTCGTGACCCACACAAAGTGGTACTCGATGTTGAAGACGGTATGGCTGCCATAGCGATACTCCATCCGCCAAGGCTAGCAGATGAAATCTGACCGCCTAAAGGCGGTGGTTTCAACCTTACGCTTGGAATAATGAAATTTCCTCCCACACTGCCTAGCTGAACGGGCATCTACACTGACGTCGTGCGTTCCAACTCGGCTGCGAGGTGTCACGCTAGGTCGGCACCTGCAGCGCACATGCTTTAGAACGCACCTCGCCGGAGGAGGACACATGCCGAACCTTGTCGAAGTCGCGGTCAACGCCGGTAACTTCCAGACGCTCGTCAAAGCGGTGCAGGCTGCGGGGCTTGAAGAGACCCTTGCGGGATCTGGCCCCCTGACGGTTTTTGCACCCACAGACGAGGCTTTTGCCAAGCTTCCCGAGGGGACGGTAGAGGGGCTTCTCAGCGACAAGGAGCAGCTTACCAAAGTTCTCACCTACCACGTCGTTTCCGGCAAAGTTACTGCCGCCGACGCGCAAACCCTCAGTAGCGCGAAAACCGTTGAGGGTGGCGAGCTCAGCATCGACACTTCAGACGGGGTCCGGGTCGGCGGGGCGCGCGTCATTCAGGCCGACATCGAAGCGGACAACGGTGTTATTCACGTGATCGATAGCGTTTTGCTGCCCGGCTGAGTTCGGCACCAACAACCAGCCGCTCGCAGGTTTGCGAGCGGTTCTTGCCGTCCCGCGGCGAACCTAGCGGTCGAGAGCTCTCTAGCCCCCACTTACCGTAAGCTGTAACGTGTACAAGGCGCTCCGCCCCCTCCTGTTCCATCTCGACCCCGAAAGCGCCCACGACCGCGCCATGGCGCTCCTCGAGTGGACCGCGCGGCACCCCGGTGCGCTGCGGCTCGTGCGCGCGGCGTGCGCTCTTGACGATGAGCGCCTCCAGACCAGGGCGTTCGGCCTTCGTTTCCCCAACCCCATCGGCCTGGCCGCCGGCTTTGACAAAAACGCCGTCGCCGTACCCACCTGGGCGGCCCTAGGCTTCGGGTTCGTCGAGGTCGGCAGCGTCACCGCGCACGCGCAACCCGGCAACCCCAAACCGCGCCTTTTTAGGCTGCCGGAGGACGCGGCGCTCGTCAACCGCATGGGTTTTAACAACGCCGGGGCGGCGGCCGTTGCGGCGCGCCTCGCGGCGCTGCGGGCTTCGGGTGCTATTCAGGTGCCGCTCGGGGTCAACCTGGGTAAGTCCAGAGTCACCCCCCTAGACGACGCGCCGGGGGACTACGTGCAGTCGCTAGGGGCGCTCTGGCCCCACGCCGACTACTTCGCCGTCAACGTCTCGTCGCCCAACACGCCGGGGCTGCGGGCTTTGCAGGAGGCCGCGCGGCTCGATGAGCTTTTGGGGGCCGTGACCGCTTTCGCCGCGGCGCAACCCGTCCAGAAGCCCATCTTGCTCAAGCTCGCCCCCGACCTCTCGGAGGCGGAGCTCGCCGAAGCGGCCGAACGCGCCGCTCGCTACGGGCTCGCGGGGCTTATCGCCACCAACACCACGGTGTCGCGGGAGGGTCTCAGGACGCCCCTCGACGAAGCGGGGGGGCTCTCCGGCAAACCGCTGCGGGCGCGGTCTTTGGCAGTGCTGCGCTTTTTGCAGGGCTTGGGGACGGGGTTGCCGCTCGTGTCGGTGGGCGGCGTCGCCAGCGTCGACGACGTTTACGAACGCCTCGCCGCGGGGGCGTCGTTGGTGCAGCTCTATACGGGTCTCGTCTACGAGGGACCGCTGCTCCTAAAGCGCCTTCACCGTGGGCTGCTAAGGCGGCTCGAGCACGAGGGTCTCGCTTCGGTCGAGGAGCTCGCGAGGCGGCACGCGCCGCCCCCTGGCTTCTAAGGCTCTCTTAAGCTATGCTCTAGGCATGCCTAAACCCGGCACGTCCAACCGTCGCCCTCTGGGGGTGGCGCGGTGACGCGGCGGACGATCTCAGCCGCTACCGAGGACTACCTCAAGACGATCTACGACCTCGGTGGGCGCGACGTCAAAACGCAGGCGCTCGCCGAGGCGCTCTCGGTCAGCGCGGCGAGCGTCTCAGGGATGCTCAAAAAGCTGCACGCGCTTAAGCTCATCACCTATGAAAAGTACCGCGGCGTCTCGCTCACCCCGGCCGGGCGCAAGGTCGCCCTCGAGACGCTGCGCCACCACCGCCTTATCGAGACCTACCTGAGTGAGGCGCTCGGCTACCCCTGGCACGAGGTGCACGACGAGGCCGAGAGGCTCGAGCACGTCATCAGCGAGGCGTTCGAGGCGCGCATCGCCGAAGCGCTGGGGCACCCCACCTTCGACCCCCACGGCGACCCCATCCCGCAGACCGACGGCAGCTTGCCGGCGCCGCGGGGCCGCCCGCTGACCGAGCTCGAGCCCGGCCGGCGCGCCCGCTTGACGCGCATCACCGACCAGCGGCGCGAGGTGCTCGTCTACCTAGAGA
This window contains:
- a CDS encoding SDR family oxidoreductase yields the protein METNLQGKTALITGGSKGIGYGVAEALVREGMNVTITARTQSEVEAAAERLSGVGPGRALGLTCNVRNFDEQRAVVEETVSTFGGLDVLVANAGVGHFAPVDELSLEQWHDVIDTNLTGVFYSVKAALDALKKGGGYVITISSLAGRNPMPGGAAYNASKFGLNGFSEAVMLDLRQHDIKVSYIMPGSVATHFNGHTPSEADAWKIQPEDIAEITLMLLKMPARTLPSRVEVRPSKPPTK
- the tnpA gene encoding IS200/IS605 family transposase, which gives rise to MEYRYGSHTVFNIEYHFVWVTKYRYKVLKGDIAERVRELVRQTCEAFEIRILSGVVSSDHVHILVSAPPTMAPSEIMRRIKGRSASKLFEEYPKLKARYWGRHFWARGYFCATVGQVTEEMIKSYLEHHFEPTREDNFRTED
- a CDS encoding fasciclin domain-containing protein is translated as MPNLVEVAVNAGNFQTLVKAVQAAGLEETLAGSGPLTVFAPTDEAFAKLPEGTVEGLLSDKEQLTKVLTYHVVSGKVTAADAQTLSSAKTVEGGELSIDTSDGVRVGGARVIQADIEADNGVIHVIDSVLLPG
- a CDS encoding quinone-dependent dihydroorotate dehydrogenase — encoded protein: MYKALRPLLFHLDPESAHDRAMALLEWTARHPGALRLVRAACALDDERLQTRAFGLRFPNPIGLAAGFDKNAVAVPTWAALGFGFVEVGSVTAHAQPGNPKPRLFRLPEDAALVNRMGFNNAGAAAVAARLAALRASGAIQVPLGVNLGKSRVTPLDDAPGDYVQSLGALWPHADYFAVNVSSPNTPGLRALQEAARLDELLGAVTAFAAAQPVQKPILLKLAPDLSEAELAEAAERAARYGLAGLIATNTTVSREGLRTPLDEAGGLSGKPLRARSLAVLRFLQGLGTGLPLVSVGGVASVDDVYERLAAGASLVQLYTGLVYEGPLLLKRLHRGLLRRLEHEGLASVEELARRHAPPPGF
- a CDS encoding metal-dependent transcriptional regulator, translating into MTRRTISAATEDYLKTIYDLGGRDVKTQALAEALSVSAASVSGMLKKLHALKLITYEKYRGVSLTPAGRKVALETLRHHRLIETYLSEALGYPWHEVHDEAERLEHVISEAFEARIAEALGHPTFDPHGDPIPQTDGSLPAPRGRPLTELEPGRRARLTRITDQRREVLVYLESQGLKPGAELEVVARAPLAGPVTLRCGGQQLALSLELAETLHATPLDPSNGP